One region of Anser cygnoides isolate HZ-2024a breed goose chromosome 22, Taihu_goose_T2T_genome, whole genome shotgun sequence genomic DNA includes:
- the KLHL11 gene encoding kelch-like protein 11 — protein MADKMAAAAASPQPQPGPSSPAAAAEEEDGGGPRGGGVDGEVEAEEFGCPAHCADLAWRQNEQRRHGLYCDITLAFCGGRPGVCREYRAHRSVLAAATEYFTPLLSGGFAESRSGRVELQKWSSEGGPDPDTVEAVIGFMYTGTIRVSPGNVHEVLEMADRFLLTRLKEFCGEFLKKKLNLSNCVAVHSLAHMYSLNQLALKAQDMIRRNFHRVIQDEEFYTLPFHLVRDWLSDSEITVDSEEVLFETVLKWVQKNPEERERYFEELFKLLRLSQIKPTYLTRHVKSERLVSSNEACVKLVSEAVESHALRSENLQSGNLQHSACPVALLPRFGQNMDVIMVIGGVSEGGDYLSECVGYFIDEDRWVNLPHIHNHLDGHAVAVTESYVYVAGSMEPGFAKTVERYNPNRNIWEQVSNLITRKHSFGLTEVKGNLYSIGGHGNFSPGFKDVAIYNPEQDKWHNLESAPKILRDVKAVSVEDRFVYLAARTPVDSDSEDGLRAVIIRYDAETRQWQDVESLPLIDNYCSFQMSVANTNFYHTASCCPKSYPIDNEEAKIKICGRASDEILESLPPEVLSIEGAAICYYKDDVFIIGGWKNSDDIDKQYRKEAYRYCAERKRWMLLPPMPQPRCRATACHVRIPFRCLQGTQRYPMPQNLMWQKDRIRQMQERQMQEIHRHSLSLRRMPRSQIEC, from the exons ATGGCggacaagatggcggcggccgcggcaTCCCCTCAgccgcagcccggccccagttcaccggcggcggcggcggaggaggaggatggcGGGGGCCCGCGAGGCGGCGGGGTGGACGGGGAGGTGGAAGCGGAGGAGTTCGGGTGCCCGGCGCACTGCGCTGACCTGGCGTGGCGGCAGAACGAGCAGCGTCGCCACGGCCTCTACTGCGACATCACTTTGGCTTTCTgcggcgggcggcccggggTTTGCCGCGAGTACCGGGCGCACCGCTCCGTCCTGGCCGCCGCCACCGAGTACTTCACGCCGCTGCTCTCGGGGGGCTTCGCCGAGTCGCGCTCGGGCCGCGTGGAGCTGCAGAAATGGAGCTCGGAGGGCGGCCCCGACCCCGACACGGTGGAGGCCGTCATCGGCTTCATGTACACCGGCACCATCCGCGTCAGCCCTGGCAACGTCCACGAGGTGCTGGAGATGGCCGACAG GTTTCTGCTGACCCGGTTAAAAGAGTTCTGCGGAGAgtttttgaagaagaaactcAATCTGTCCAACTGCGTCGCAGTTCACAGCTTGGCCCATATGTATTCCTTGAATCAGCTGGCCCTCAAAGCTCAGGATATGATCAGGAGAAACTTCCACAGAGTTATCCaagatgaggagttctacacTCTGCCCTTTCACCTTGTCAGAGACTGGCTCTCAGACTCAGAGATCACAGTGGACTCTGAAGAAGTCCTCTTCGAGACAGTTTTGAAGTGGGTTCAGAAAAATCCCGAAGAAAGAGAAAGGTACTTTGAAGAACTTTTTAAACTGCTGAGGTTGTCTCAGATTAAACCCACTTACCTTACTCGCCACGTCAAATCTGAAAGGCTGGTATCCAGCAACGAAGCCTGTGTGAAGTTAGTGTCAGAAGCTGTGGAAAGTCACGCCTTGAGGTCTGAGAACTTGCAGTCTGGTAATCTGCAACATTCTGCTTGTCCGGTAGCGTTGTTGCCGCGTTTTGGACAAAACATGGATGTCATTATGGTGATTGGTGGTGTATCGGAGGGAGGAGATTACTTGAGTGAGTGTGTGGGGTATTTCATCGATGAGGATAGGTGGGTAAACTTACCGCACATACATAACCATCTTGATGGGCATGCTGTTGCTGTGACAGAATCTTATGTTTATGTGGCTGGCTCCATGGAACCGGGATTTGCCAAGACTGTAGAAAGGTACAATCCAAATAGAAATATTTGGGAACAAGTCTCAAACCTAATAACCAGAAAGCATTCTTTTGGCCTTACCGAAGTTAAAGGAAACTTGTACAGTATTGGGGGACATGGCAATTTCAGTCCTGGCTTTAAAGATGTAGCCATTTATAATCCCGAGCAAGACAAATGGCATAACCTGGAGTCAGCACCAAAGATTCTTCGTGATGTCAAAGCTGTTTCTGTAGAAGACAGATTTGTTTATCTTGCTGCTCGTACCCCAGTTGACAGTGATAGTGAAGATGGATTGAGGGCAGTTATTATCAGATACGATGCTGAAACGAGGCAGTGGCAAGATGTAGAGTCTCTGCCACTCATTGATAACTATTGCTCTTTTCAGATGTCAGTTGCAAACACAAACTTTTACCATACAGCATCCTGCTGCCCTAAGAGTTATCCTATAGATAATGAGGAAGCCAAGATAAAGATCTGTGGCAGGGCCTCAGACGAAATACTTGAAAGTTTACCCCCAGAGGTTCTGAGCATTGAAGGGGCAGCTATTTGTTATTATAAAGATGATGTTTTCATCATTGGGGGGTGGAAGAACAGCGATGATATTGACAAGCAATACAGGAAAGAGGCCTATCGTTACTGTGCTGAGAGGAAGCGCTGGATGCTCTTGCCTCCCATGCCTCAGCCTCGCTGTAGAGCAACAGCCTGCCATGTGAGAATCCCCTTCAGGTGCTTGCAGGGCACACAAAGATATCCTATGCCACAAAATTTGATGTGGCAGAAAGATAGAATAAGACAGATGCAGGAAAGACAGATGCAGGAAATACACCGACACTCTCTAAGTTTACGAAGAATGCCACGCTCACAGATTGAGTGCTAG
- the KLHL10 gene encoding kelch-like protein 10, which translates to MDDTSAPTSSSASQMERKMSAMACEVFNELRLEGKLCDVIINVNGFEFNAHKNILCSCSHYFRALFTSGWNNKEKIVYKIPGISPEMMNLIIEYAYTRTVPVTTENVQNLLCAADQFNIMGIVRLCCEFLKSQLCLENCIGICRLTNCYHCPNLQQTAYTFILHNFEELINVSAEFLDLSVDELKGIIEKDELNVKQEDVVFEAILKWIAHDPQNRKQYISVLLSKVRLALMQADHFMKKVKMHDYVKDNEDCKPIIISALTAMYDLSTNGPSASDFINPLTRPRLPYAILFAIGGWSGGSPTNAIETYDARADKWVNVTCQEESPRAYHGSAFLKGFVYVIGGFDSVDYFNSVKRFDPLRKTWHQVAPMHSRRCYVSVTVLNDCIYAMGGFDGYTRLSTAERYEPETNQWTLIAPMQEQRSDAGATTLYDKVYICGGFNGNECLSTAEVYDATTNQWTFISPMRSRRSGVGVIAYGRQVYAVGGFDGVNRLRSVEAYSPIANTWRTVPTMFNPRSNFGIEVVDDLLFVVGGFNGFSTTFNVECYDEKADDWYDAHDMGIYRSALSCCVVPGLSNVGEYAARRDYSVESLQTEVKHTSSTSTLPV; encoded by the exons ATGGACGACACCTCGGCTCCCACCAGCTCTTCGGCCTCACAAATGGAGAGGAAGATGAGCGCGATGGCTTGCGAAGTCTTCAACGAGCTTCGCCTGGAAGGGAAACTCTGTGATGTGATCATTAACGTGAATGGTTTTGAGTTCAATGCTCACAAGAACATCCTCTGTAGCTGCAGTCATTATTTTAG ggcttTGTTTACCAGTGGCTGGAACAACAAAGAGAAGATAGTATACAAAATCCCCGGCATTTCACCTGAAATGATGAATCTCATTATCGAGTACGCCTACACCAGGACAGTACCAGTCACCACCGAAAACGTTCAAAATTTGCTGTGCGCAGCGGACCAGTTCAACATCATGGGCATCGTCAGACTGTGCTGCGAGTTCCTAAAATCTCAGCTGTGCTTGGAGAATTGCATCGGCATCTGCCGACTCACAAACTGTTACCACTGTCCCAACCTGCAACAAACAGCCTACACGTTCATCCTCCATAACTTCGAGGAGCTGATCAACGTGTCCGCGGAGTTTCTAGACCTCTCCGTTGACGAGCTAAAGGGCATCATCGAGAAAGACGAACTCAACGTGAAACAAGAAGACGTGGTGTTCGAGGCCATCCTGAAGTGGATCGCTCACGACCCTCAGAACAGGAAGCAGTACATCTCCGTCTTGCTGAGCAAG GTTCGACTGGCGTTGATGCAGGCAGACCACTTCATGAAGAAAGTTAAAATGCACGATTACGTGAAGGACAACGAGGACTGCAAACCCATCATCATCAGCGCACTGACAGCGATGTACGACCTCAGCACGAACGGCCCCTCGGCTTCTGACTTCATCAACCCCCTCACCCGGCCTCGCCTGCCCTACGCCATCCTCTTTGCCATCGGGGGCTGGAGCGGGGGGAGCCCGACCAACGCCATCGAGACCTACGATGCCCGCGCGGACAAGTGGGTGAACGTCACGTGCCAGGAGGAGAGCCCCCGTGCCTACCACGGCTCCGCTTTTCTGAAAGGCTTTGTCTACGTTATCGGAGGATTCGACAGCGTGGATTATTTTAACAGCGTCAAGCGGTTCGACCCGCTGAGGAAAACGTGGCACCAGGTCGCACCCATGCACTCGCGGCGCTGCTACGTCAGCGTCACCGTGCTCAACGACTGCATCTACGCCATGGGAGGGTTTGACGGGTACACGCGCCTCAGCACAGCCGAGCGGTACGAGCCCGAGACCAACCAGTGGACGCTGATCGCTCCCATGCAAGAGCAGAGAAGCGACGCTGGTGCAACCACGCTGTACGATAAG GTGTATATATGCGGCGGGTTCAACGGGAATGAATGCTTATCCACAGCTGAAGTGTACGACGCCACAACAAATCAATGGACCTTTATATCCCccatgagaagcagaagaagtGGAGTAGGTGTGATTGCATATGGAAGACAAGTGTATGCG GTAGGAGGATTTGATGGAGTGAACCGTCTTCGGAGCGTGGAAGCCTACAGCCCCATTGCCAACACATGGCGCACAGTCCCCACCATGTTCAACCCTCGCAGCAACTTTGGCATCGAAGTGGTGGACGATCTTTTGTTTGTGGTTGGCGGCTTTAACGGTTTTTCTACTACTTTCAATGTTGAGTGTTACGACGAAAAAGCTGACGACTGGTACGATGCTCACGACATGGGCATATACCGCAGTGCTTTGAGCTGCTGCGTGGTGCCAGGGCTGTCGAACGTTGGGGAGTACGCCGCCAGACGCGACTACAGCGTGGAGTCACTGCAAACGGAAGTCAAGCACACTTCTTCGACAAGTACCCTGCCTGTATAA
- the NT5C3B gene encoding 7-methylguanosine phosphate-specific 5'-nucleotidase — protein sequence MVPELEKPTVRILRPERVLGVIRSIKEQGSSKLQVISDFDMTLSRFGCNGRRCPTSHNILDNSRVISEDGKKKLKDLLHYYYPIEIDPNRTLEEKRPLMVEWWTRAHDLLSQQKIQKGDIAQIVRESDVMLRDGFNELFDQLYKHNVPIFIFSAGIGDVLEEIIRQANVFYSNVNVVSNYMDFDDSGVLKCFKGPLIHTYNKNNSVLQGTEYFQQLSGRTSIILLGDSMGDLTMADGVPSVENILKIGFLNDKVEEQRGKYLDAYDIVLESDETLDVVNGILRYILLET from the exons atg GTGCCTGAGCTGGAGAAGCCCACGGTCCGCATCCTGCGGCCGGAGCGCGTGCTGGGGGTAATCCGGTCCATCAAGGAGCAGGGGAGCAGCAAGCTGCAG GTCATCTCTGACTTCGACATGACGCTGAGCAGGTTCGGGTGCAACGGCAGGCGCTGCCCCACGTCGCACA ATATCCTCGACAACAGTCGTGTTATTAGTGAGGATGGCAAGAAGAAG TTAAAGGATCTGCTGCACTATTACTACCCCATAGAAATCGATCCCAACCGGACCCTGGAAGAGAAACGTCCCCTGATGGTGGAGTG GTGGACCAGGGCCCACGACCTGCTGTCGCAGCAGAAGATCCAGAAGGGTGACATCGCCCAGATAGTCAGGGAATCGGACGTGATGCTGAG GGACGGATTCAACGAATTGTTTGATCAGCTGTACAAGCACAACGTCCCCATATTCATCTTCTCTGCTGGCATCGGCGACGTCCTCGAAGAGATTATCCGGCAGGCCAACGTCTTCTACTCCAACGTCAACGTGGTGTCCAACTACATGGACTTCGATGACAGC GGAGTCCTCAAGTGCTTCAAGGGACCTCTCATCCACACCTACAACAAGAACAACAGCGTCCTGCAGGGAACGGAGTATTTCCAGCAGCTGAGCGGCAGGACGAGCATCATCCTGCTGGGGGACTCCATGGGGGATCTGACGATGGCAGACGGGGTTCCCAGCGTGGAGAACATCCTCAAGATCGGCTTTCTCAATGACAAG GTggaagagcagagggggaagTACCTGGATGCCTACGACATCGTTCTGGAGAGCGACGAGACGCTGGATGTGGTCAACGGGATCCTCCGCTACATCCTTCTGGAGACATGA